gaagtataAATGGAATTCTGAAATACTACTTCCGCCATTTTgtcgtgacctacctgcgtcagttgcgtcgggttgttgctagattggatagggttgctgccggaagttaacaagaattttttatgttatttattaaatttcccattaattgtattttatttacattaacccctccccccaaacccaaccatcacagtaacgatTATTTGTGTTATCTTTAAATTACCTAATAAATCGtatttttaatgcctacccccaccgtaagcctaaacccaaccgtctgacccagtactgtaaaaattgtaaatattgttatacagtggcataatgctgctatattgatgtgcatatcgcacttctggTCAGCCGCATAGCTCAGCGTGCATGGGATGTGCACTTAAGAATCTCGCCAAAAGTAGTCAATAGTGTCTGGATGCAGATTTTATGatgcgatgcaatgtcagacacaatgcactcaatggagtgagtgacgtcactatgacgggtagggttaggggtggggttaggtgagtgcaTCAAAAAGCATtaaatgcagctcagattgcactgcaccaggtctgcatccagacccctcaccaagtagtaggtcatctgggtacttcttgcatactgatttttgaattctatgaattaggacatactactcggctcacatactgattttagcatactaaatagtatggaagtatgcggtttcagacCCAGCCTAAGTGTTCACAtaacatgtttctttaaaaaaaaggttgTGTATGTGTCTAtaaaactagatgcatagtttgtgtTTTATTATAACTGGCTcgcacatggaagttaaacagtgaaatatatatatatatatatatatatatatatatatatatatatatatatatatatatatatatgtgtgtgtgtgtgtgtgtgtgtgtgtgtgtgcagtctttCATGGTTATCCGTTAAAATAGGTGCAGAAAAGCAAAGCTACCCtcttttatttaatatcacaaaagtcattgagaaccactcaatatccctcaaaacacggAAAACATTGTCTAATaacaagtttgattaataaattagatgtatttgaataaaatatataaatttggttcactgagaCATAttactaaacataaaaaaaagaaacatatattATTCACACCCTGCACCCAACAATCTATTTTTTAGTTTTCAAGTTATGCTAGTTTTTTCTTCTAATACGTCAGTAGCATAAGCTAAACAACAATTAAATACTTTGTTGCGTCATTTACTATTTAAACGAGTAggctattacaaaaaaaaaaaacaccttttttaCACGAGAcagcaaaagaaaaagaaaaaaaattacaaaccaaTTCTGCTTTTGCATGTCAGCTTCCGGGAAACATACTTTACACTGTGGTGCATTAGTTCCCAGAGGGTATATCAAGAGGAATCTCCCGTACTTCCGTGTTTCCaaccaaaaccaaaaataaaatcagattGCAAGAAGTTACGTGTTTAACGCAACACATCATCATGGTAATACCAGAGACTGCCTAGCATGAAACTGATTTCTCAGGTGATGGGGAGTCCCTGATtgctacagtatactgtataaaaGCTACTCTGTGTTACAAACAGACCATGGACGCCATTCAACATGTTGCCTTTGCTGATCCTAGTTTTAAGCTACACAACTAGAGGTTGGTTACGAGAATCGCACATTTATTACATACAACTGAATTCCTTTTCATGTTAAATATGTTACCTAAaaacttatttgtttatattcGCAGTTTATTCTTCGGAAATAGTGGCACGAGGAGACACGGCTGTTGTGTTTGGTCAGGATGCTTCTCTCTCTTGTACTCTGCCGTTCGTGTCCGGCGTCAAACAGGTGACGTGGCAGCGGGTGCGCGCGCAGGATGTACACACTCTGGCCACATTCAGCGAGCGCTTCAAGGATAATGTGGATGAGGACTTTGTCGGAAAAATCATTTTCCAAGCATCGTTTAATTCAACAACTATTGAGATCAAAAACACAACATTTGAAGATGAGGCTTGCTACATTTGTTCCTTTAAAGTGTATCCAACAGGACCCAAACGAGAAACCCTGTGCGTCACTGTTAAAGGTAGGTTAAACAACAATTTGACATAACCGTGCTTATTACAGTTAACTAAAAACGAATAAATAATACTAACGCCCATGCTTTACATAAAGTAAGCGTTAACCGTTTGCTGGTGTGTTCCCGTGGTGATCAAAAATTAGTcttaaaaatgtacagtacaagagtgtaatatttagtattttggtgtattttattgtactacattatatgtATGCAGTggttatatttgcatatatacatatttacttaattaaggggatagttcacccaaaaatgaaaatctgtcatcatttaatcacccttcacttgttccatacctgtttctttcttctgtggaacacaaaagaagaatactggaaacctgtaagcattgacttgtTTTCCCCACTATGAAAAttggtggttacaggttttcagctttcttcaaaacatcttttgtgttcaacaaaccaaactcataaagatttagaACTACTAGAGGGAGGCCACTCAAAAAACAACTACTTTATTTAAACCGCGGGTACTTTTGAAAGAGAAATCTTCCAAATTGTACTTAAGTTTGGATTTTTTTGTAAAGGTGACACTTGGtagattatataaaaaaaaggatAATAGTTATACTTTTATAGGTATGTATTTTGTTTATGGTACTGtaaaagtttaaaagtaaatgtTGTACGTGTTACAATAAAGTTTAAATGTCATGCATCTAATTTATTTGTGATTGAAATATTGGGCTGATATCTCAAACATTTGGTGAGGTTTTGAGTgagcataaaaacaaaattacCCCGCTGAAAGTACCCAGCAAGAGATATTAGTTTCCCATGATgtcatttttaatgacaaatcACAAAATGAGTGGTACTTTTTAGGATGGTTTAACCTTATCAAATCATGTTcaggatgtgtatatatatgtttgtttatatggcaagagtcaaaacattatacattttaaataatttaacggTTAACAGAATAATACAGAAAGTCAATAATATagatttgagctttttttttttttagcattcatGCAAACTGAAAGCGTTGAGTCAAACTTGTGTTTAGATGTTTTTCCAATGGCATAACATGTTTGTTGCTGGTATTTTCCAGGTATCTCAGAAATAACAGCAGCAGTGAATCCTGCAGACACTTCTGATCCAGATGTTGTGGTTTCATGTTCAGCCACTGGTAAACCAGCTCCAACAATCCAGTGGAAATCCACAGAACAAGAGCTGAAGCACTTCAGGTCAGATAATTTCACAACCCACAACAATGACAGCTCAACCACCGTTACAAGCAACATCACACTTCCGCTATCCCAGTTTCATGGCAAGTACGTGGAGTGTTTGGCTCAGAGTGATGACTATGAGAGGAGTGAAACAATCTATATACCTCGACAACAACAGCCTGATGAAGGTAACAAGTTCAACATGgatttcatctagaataaaacCACAATGTTTAGTTATAATCTTTTCTTAATATTAGGATGTTACAATTTTAAGCACTCAGCTTCATTAAGTTgccatttgaatgtttttaactGCAGTATTCATCAGTGTTAAA
This genomic stretch from Danio aesculapii chromosome 1, fDanAes4.1, whole genome shotgun sequence harbors:
- the LOC130218339 gene encoding OX-2 membrane glycoprotein-like is translated as MLPLLILVLSYTTRVYSSEIVARGDTAVVFGQDASLSCTLPFVSGVKQVTWQRVRAQDVHTLATFSERFKDNVDEDFVGKIIFQASFNSTTIEIKNTTFEDEACYICSFKVYPTGPKRETLCVTVKGISEITAAVNPADTSDPDVVVSCSATGKPAPTIQWKSTEQELKHFRSDNFTTHNNDSSTTVTSNITLPLSQFHGKYVECLAQSDDYERSETIYIPRQQQPDEDASRNYIITFSVLAVMAVVVILITVIFIYYKRKRDRFGLKSSAEKLHDSNEEC